The following are from one region of the Vitis riparia cultivar Riparia Gloire de Montpellier isolate 1030 chromosome 9, EGFV_Vit.rip_1.0, whole genome shotgun sequence genome:
- the LOC117922228 gene encoding uncharacterized protein LOC117922228 isoform X1, which yields MDGFDRGFSSSMHSKPSSILKISESDAVGLNENNPNRSFQNPKKSTTKNFMSPTISAASKATLPRKKILAERNEASGSILSDAHFSKTPQDAKSPADVGINGSDGPLCRTTPLSYRASESEGDDQNSVPDSSSRPYDPLTNYLSPRPKFLRYNPNRRREIFLLKENEIEDGNDRLSIGRSVSFESQNAGDEDGARDTSSQGGSVQPEDEEIVEDEEDIEEVEEQRGWSLKGVLNTLFVFVLLVLSTSYISSMNSPSPTPSPAMEAIEGIKDGYLKIQSHIFGAASVKGLEDGLSQAIEGVQNGYLKFQSHMFGATSVKNSESGSEFMEQQEDRKMGLIEANQGAVDGEVAGDENGGVAEETDELGQVVELQQGEENEDLCGQEMGKTLDISDRMAENLEFQEKTAEKLEAFQDDPIQTPEPVVPGIAEKDVMNTDSIFKEEQVEDDSDVGGAGNEEMVADEIEGVEDLTNKENTNVGVANLEPEVNLKEGVTEPVETDSIPKVVIWASIFAIIVAPLVLGFRLKREKTLQKDSPMTVNQCSESLVAEKSSVVVVPPNEGEDHIEKVESYADPSVEEASQEFSQSRAPTVELLGEYVVGEVCSTPKIYSMKSRMMMEGEESNHYSVSQEKGGTHSIPIRTQATLSALSTMDSPSYGSFTAEKSIRKKEDGRDGEVKKVVTTPVRRSSRIRTRAIMSP from the exons ATGGACGGTTTTGATAGGGGTTTCTCATCATCAATGCATAGTAAACCTTCTTCAATTCTCAAAATCTCAGAATCCG atgcaGTTGGGCTTAATGAGAACAATCCAAACCGTAGTTTTCAGAACCCAAAGAAATCAACTACGAAGAACTTCATGTCACCAACGATTTCTGCAGCTTCCAAGGCTACTCTTCCAAGAAAGAAAATCTTGGCAGAGAGGAATGAAGCTTCCGGATCAATTTTATCAGATGCCCATTTCTCAAAAACCCCACAAGACGCTAAATCACCTGCTGATGTGGGTATCAATGGCTCCGATGGCCCTTTGTGTCGTACCACTCCGTTGTCATATCGGGCTTCTGAATCCGAAGGCGATGATCAGAATTCTGTGCCCGATTCGTCCTCGAGGCCTTATGACCCCTTAACGAATTACCTCTCCCCGAGGCCAAAGTTTCTCAGGTACAATCCCAACAGGCGAAGAGAAATTTTCCTTctcaaggaaaatgaaattgaagacGGAAATGATCGATTGAGTATCGGCAGAAGTGTTTCTTTTGAATCTCAGAATGCCGGTGATGAGGATGGTGCTCGTGATACTTCTTCTCAGGGAGGCTCTGTACAGCCAGAAGATGAGGAAATTGTTGAAGATGAGGAAGACATTGAGGAGGTAGAGGAGCAGAGAGGTTGGAGTTTGAAAGGGGTATTGAATACTCTGTTTGTATTTGTTCTTTTGGTCCTCTCCACATCATATATATCTTCAATGAACTCTCCCTCTCCCACACCTTCCCCTGCCATGGAAGCTATAGAGGGTATCAAAGATGGGTACTTGAAAATTCAGAGCCATATATTTGGAGCTGCCTCTGTGAAAGGTCTTGAAGATGGACTCTCACAAGCTATAGAGGGTGTTCAAAATGGGTATTTGAAGTTTCAGAGCCATATGTTTGGAGCTACCTCTGTGAAGAATTCTGAAAGCGGAAGTGAATTCATGGAGCAACAAGAAGATAGGAAAATGGGTTTGATTGAAGCAAATCAGGGAGCTGTTGATGGAGAGGTGGCTGGAGATGAAAATGGGGGAGTAGCAGAAGAAACTGATGAACTGGGTCAAGTGGTAGAGTTGCAGCAAggggaagaaaatgaagatctTTGTGGCCAGGAAATGGGGAAAACACTGGACATTTCTGATCGGATGGCTGAAAATTTGGAGTTTCAAGAGAAAACTGCAGAGAAGTTGGAAGCTTTTCAAGATGATCCGATACAGACTCCTGAACCAGTTGTTCCAGGTATTGCAGAAAAAGATGTGATGAATACTGATTCCATTTTCAAAGAGGAACAAGTAGAAGATGATTCAGATGTGGGGGGAGCTGGTAATGAAGAAATGGTTGCAGATGAAATTGAGGGAGTAGAAGACCTTACTAACAAGGAAAATACAAACGTTGGGGTTGCCAATCTTGAACCAGAGGTGAATTTGAAGGAGGGGGTTACTGAACCTGTGGAAACTGATTCAATTCCCAAAGTTGTCATTTGGGCTTCTATATTTGCCATCATTGTGGCACCTTTGGTGTTGGGATTTCGTCTCAAGCGGGAAAAAACTCTGCAAAAGGATTCACCCATGACAGTGAATCAGTGTTCTGAGTCTCTGGTAGCAGAGAAAAGCTCAGTAGTAGTGGTACCACCCAATGAGGGTGAGGACCACATTGAGAAAGTTGAGTCCTATGCAGACCCTTCAGTGGAGGAAGCTTCCCAAGAGTTCTCTCAAAGCCGAGCGCCAACAGTGGAGCTACTTGGAGAATATGTGGTTGGGGAGGTCTGTAGTACTCCTAAGATATACAGCATGAAAAGTAGGATGATGATGGAAGGTGAAGAAAGCAACCATTATTCAGTTTCTCAAGAGAAAGGGGGGACTCATTCGATTCCTATTCGCACACAAGCGACTCTCTCAGCTCTTTCCACCATGGATTCCCCTTCATATGGTAGCTTCACTGCTGAGAAATCAATCAGGAAAAAAGAG GACGGCAGAGatggagaagtgaagaaggtAGTGACAACCCCAGTGAGGCGATCGAGCCGAATCCGCACCCGTGCAATCATGTCTCCATGA
- the LOC117922230 gene encoding uncharacterized protein LOC117922230, with protein MEKSDHIQVFGSPCSIMIYDHEKGAKQRDDNWVIMEADGEDDDSNYNPRSSSSSLEDSITSHGSSASSSDLVDDASSSSTSYSSVSPSHSSGPLYELSELMAQLPIKRGLSKYYEGKSQSFTSLSSVRSIEDLAKKESPYRRKMKVCKSYGGGLDTHKAYTLPRAIISKKRGSAASLSLLSRRGSFVNSCRPPMIPVQKNL; from the exons ATGGAAAAAAGTGACCACATCCAAGTGTTTGGGAGTCCATGTtcaattatgatatatgatcaTGAGAAGGGTGCAAAGCAAAGAGATGATAATTGGGTTATCATGGAAGCTGATGGTGAAGATGATGATAGTAACTACAACCCTAGATCATCATCTTCCTCCCTTGAAGATTCAATCACTTCCCATGGATCATCAGCATCTTCTTCAGACTTGGTAGatgatgcttcttcatcaagtaCTTCATATTCATCTGTATCTCCTTCCCATTCCAGTGGGCCCTTGTATGAATTATCAGAGCTCATGGCACAGCTGCCCATCAA GAGAGGACTTTCCAAGTATTATGAAGGCAAGTCGCAGTCTTTTACATCTCTGTCAAGTGTGAGGAGCATAGAAGATCTAGCAAAGAAAGAGAGTCCTTacagaagaaaaatgaaggtaTGTAAAAGCTATGGAGGTGGGTTGGATACCCACAAGGCATATACTCTTCCTAGGGCGATTATATCAAAGAAGAGGGGTTCTGCTGCATCTCTATCTTTGCTAAGTAGACGAGGCAGTTTTGTGAATAGTTGTAGGCCTCCTATGATTCCTGTGCAGAAGAATTTGTGA
- the LOC117922228 gene encoding uncharacterized protein LOC117922228 isoform X2 — translation MDGFDRGFSSSMHSKPSSILKISESVGLNENNPNRSFQNPKKSTTKNFMSPTISAASKATLPRKKILAERNEASGSILSDAHFSKTPQDAKSPADVGINGSDGPLCRTTPLSYRASESEGDDQNSVPDSSSRPYDPLTNYLSPRPKFLRYNPNRRREIFLLKENEIEDGNDRLSIGRSVSFESQNAGDEDGARDTSSQGGSVQPEDEEIVEDEEDIEEVEEQRGWSLKGVLNTLFVFVLLVLSTSYISSMNSPSPTPSPAMEAIEGIKDGYLKIQSHIFGAASVKGLEDGLSQAIEGVQNGYLKFQSHMFGATSVKNSESGSEFMEQQEDRKMGLIEANQGAVDGEVAGDENGGVAEETDELGQVVELQQGEENEDLCGQEMGKTLDISDRMAENLEFQEKTAEKLEAFQDDPIQTPEPVVPGIAEKDVMNTDSIFKEEQVEDDSDVGGAGNEEMVADEIEGVEDLTNKENTNVGVANLEPEVNLKEGVTEPVETDSIPKVVIWASIFAIIVAPLVLGFRLKREKTLQKDSPMTVNQCSESLVAEKSSVVVVPPNEGEDHIEKVESYADPSVEEASQEFSQSRAPTVELLGEYVVGEVCSTPKIYSMKSRMMMEGEESNHYSVSQEKGGTHSIPIRTQATLSALSTMDSPSYGSFTAEKSIRKKEDGRDGEVKKVVTTPVRRSSRIRTRAIMSP, via the exons ATGGACGGTTTTGATAGGGGTTTCTCATCATCAATGCATAGTAAACCTTCTTCAATTCTCAAAATCTCAGAATCCG TTGGGCTTAATGAGAACAATCCAAACCGTAGTTTTCAGAACCCAAAGAAATCAACTACGAAGAACTTCATGTCACCAACGATTTCTGCAGCTTCCAAGGCTACTCTTCCAAGAAAGAAAATCTTGGCAGAGAGGAATGAAGCTTCCGGATCAATTTTATCAGATGCCCATTTCTCAAAAACCCCACAAGACGCTAAATCACCTGCTGATGTGGGTATCAATGGCTCCGATGGCCCTTTGTGTCGTACCACTCCGTTGTCATATCGGGCTTCTGAATCCGAAGGCGATGATCAGAATTCTGTGCCCGATTCGTCCTCGAGGCCTTATGACCCCTTAACGAATTACCTCTCCCCGAGGCCAAAGTTTCTCAGGTACAATCCCAACAGGCGAAGAGAAATTTTCCTTctcaaggaaaatgaaattgaagacGGAAATGATCGATTGAGTATCGGCAGAAGTGTTTCTTTTGAATCTCAGAATGCCGGTGATGAGGATGGTGCTCGTGATACTTCTTCTCAGGGAGGCTCTGTACAGCCAGAAGATGAGGAAATTGTTGAAGATGAGGAAGACATTGAGGAGGTAGAGGAGCAGAGAGGTTGGAGTTTGAAAGGGGTATTGAATACTCTGTTTGTATTTGTTCTTTTGGTCCTCTCCACATCATATATATCTTCAATGAACTCTCCCTCTCCCACACCTTCCCCTGCCATGGAAGCTATAGAGGGTATCAAAGATGGGTACTTGAAAATTCAGAGCCATATATTTGGAGCTGCCTCTGTGAAAGGTCTTGAAGATGGACTCTCACAAGCTATAGAGGGTGTTCAAAATGGGTATTTGAAGTTTCAGAGCCATATGTTTGGAGCTACCTCTGTGAAGAATTCTGAAAGCGGAAGTGAATTCATGGAGCAACAAGAAGATAGGAAAATGGGTTTGATTGAAGCAAATCAGGGAGCTGTTGATGGAGAGGTGGCTGGAGATGAAAATGGGGGAGTAGCAGAAGAAACTGATGAACTGGGTCAAGTGGTAGAGTTGCAGCAAggggaagaaaatgaagatctTTGTGGCCAGGAAATGGGGAAAACACTGGACATTTCTGATCGGATGGCTGAAAATTTGGAGTTTCAAGAGAAAACTGCAGAGAAGTTGGAAGCTTTTCAAGATGATCCGATACAGACTCCTGAACCAGTTGTTCCAGGTATTGCAGAAAAAGATGTGATGAATACTGATTCCATTTTCAAAGAGGAACAAGTAGAAGATGATTCAGATGTGGGGGGAGCTGGTAATGAAGAAATGGTTGCAGATGAAATTGAGGGAGTAGAAGACCTTACTAACAAGGAAAATACAAACGTTGGGGTTGCCAATCTTGAACCAGAGGTGAATTTGAAGGAGGGGGTTACTGAACCTGTGGAAACTGATTCAATTCCCAAAGTTGTCATTTGGGCTTCTATATTTGCCATCATTGTGGCACCTTTGGTGTTGGGATTTCGTCTCAAGCGGGAAAAAACTCTGCAAAAGGATTCACCCATGACAGTGAATCAGTGTTCTGAGTCTCTGGTAGCAGAGAAAAGCTCAGTAGTAGTGGTACCACCCAATGAGGGTGAGGACCACATTGAGAAAGTTGAGTCCTATGCAGACCCTTCAGTGGAGGAAGCTTCCCAAGAGTTCTCTCAAAGCCGAGCGCCAACAGTGGAGCTACTTGGAGAATATGTGGTTGGGGAGGTCTGTAGTACTCCTAAGATATACAGCATGAAAAGTAGGATGATGATGGAAGGTGAAGAAAGCAACCATTATTCAGTTTCTCAAGAGAAAGGGGGGACTCATTCGATTCCTATTCGCACACAAGCGACTCTCTCAGCTCTTTCCACCATGGATTCCCCTTCATATGGTAGCTTCACTGCTGAGAAATCAATCAGGAAAAAAGAG GACGGCAGAGatggagaagtgaagaaggtAGTGACAACCCCAGTGAGGCGATCGAGCCGAATCCGCACCCGTGCAATCATGTCTCCATGA